From a region of the Archocentrus centrarchus isolate MPI-CPG fArcCen1 chromosome 18, fArcCen1, whole genome shotgun sequence genome:
- the LOC115797582 gene encoding high affinity immunoglobulin epsilon receptor subunit alpha-like: MEFRALCVSMLTAVMILLCAHDQKADADSLHVVPNRSQFFVYERVTFHCERVSHYNVVRNTKRKHNSCRSYVKTSTGSSCTIKNVYTEDSGEYWCETGREKRSNSINISVTAGSVILESPAVPVLEGEAVTLRCRNKTTSSNFTADFYKDGLHISSSSTGSMSIDRASKLHEGLYKCSISGAGESPESWLKVTALLCLSAKMQTSGSTADQTDDDGLSSKAIYSLLGPGDTQIEDLERSTSTRVSSSGLYHLVAEDPFYSTIQRAE, translated from the exons ATGGAGTTCAGAGCTCTCTGTGTCAGCATGT TGACGGCTGTGATGATCCTGCTGTGTGCACATGATCAGAAAGCTG ATGCCGATTCTCTTCATGTCGTTCCAAACAGATCACAGTTCTTTGTATATGAGCGGGTAACTTTTCACTGTGAGCGTGTCTCTCACTATAATGTTGTAcgaaacacaaaaagaaaacataactcATGTAGGAGTTATGTGAAAACATCAACAGGATCCTCCTGCActataaaaaatgtttatacaGAGGACAGTGGAGAGTACTGGTGTGAGActggaagagagaagagaagcaaCAGCATCAACATCAGTGTCACTG CTGGTTCTGTGATCCTGGAGAGTCCTGCTGTTCCTGTGTTGGAGGGAGAAGCTGTGACTCTGCgctgcagaaacaaaacaacttcCTCCAACTTCACAGCtgatttctataaagatggactccacatcagcagcagctccacaggAAGCATGAGCATCGACAGAGCTTCCAAGCTTCATGAAGGACTTTATAAATGCAGCATTTCAGGAGCTGGAGAATCACCAGAGAGCTGGCTGAAAGTCACAG CACTGCTCTGTCTGTCAGCAAAGATGCAAACTTCAGGATCAACAGCTGATCAAACAG ATGACGATGGATTGTCGTCTAAAGCCATTTACTCCCTCTTAGGCCCGGGTGACACTCAAATAGAAG ACCTGGAAAGATCCACCAGCACTCGTGTATCTTCATCAGGTCTCTACCATCTTGTGGCAGAGGATCCCTTCTATTCTACAATACA GAGAGCTGAATGA